A genomic window from Salvia miltiorrhiza cultivar Shanhuang (shh) chromosome 5, IMPLAD_Smil_shh, whole genome shotgun sequence includes:
- the LOC131024942 gene encoding uncharacterized protein LOC131024942 isoform X1 → MVGGGNRRDEASFTVSNTNVFAALESLRKKKKSDKEKGSSKGGKGTSKAAGRQNAEAEKQVFWAPAPLTVKSWADVDDEDDDDYYATTAPPQAIWGGSGLNAPEETHKPDVVEESESEDELLDEGDDDVEDGHDQEPEVEEQPEPLVTKPAEATSAPKETERQLSKKERRKKELAELEAILADFGVNPKEKAEDEASSGNILPLFNYKFGESPRKSRLIYSMIAEIFSRYALCCSLFFQLDLVLLLYLLFFFWAWRKNRGFYCADVAKEQKEGQSNGNADKKDNPPAESKSAKKKKKKEKAAKEVKESQDSDVPNGQEETAGTEQADEDTSAVDVKERLKRVASSKKKKSNKEMDAAAKAAAVEAAARSKRLAAAKKKEKNHYNQQPIR, encoded by the exons ATGGTCGGAGGCGGGAATAGAAGGGATGAGGCGTCGTTTACTGTGAGCAACACCAATGTTTTTGCGGCTTTGGagagtttgaggaagaagaagaagtctgACAAAGAGAAGGGGTCCTCCAAGGGGGGCAAGGGCACCTCGAAAGCTGCTGGGAGACAGAATGCCGAAGCAGAGAAGCAGGTGTTCTGGGCTCCGGCACCTTTGACGGTGAAGTCGTGGGCGGATGTtgatgatgaggatgatgatgattaCTATGCCACCACTGCTCCTCCCCAGGCGATATGGGGTGGTTCAGGTCTGAATGCACCCGAAGAGACTCATAAACCTGATGTTGTGGAG GAAAGTGAAAGTGAGGATGAACTTCTTGATGAAGGCGACGATGATGTGGAAGATGGGCATGACCAGGAACCAGAGGTTGAAGAACAGCCTGAACCACTGGTTACAAAGCCTGCAGAAGCTACATCAGCACCTAAAGAGACAGAAAGACAGCTTTCTAAGAAGGAGAGAAGGAAAAAGGAGCTCGCTGAGCTAGAGGCAATTTTAGCTGATTTTGGAGTGAACCCCAAAGAGAAAGCTGAAGATGAGGCATCATCTGGTAACATTCTCCCTTTGTTCAATTATAAATTTGGAGAGAGTCCTAGAAAAAGCCGTTTGATTTATAGTATGATTGCAGAGATATTTTCTCGTTATGCTCTTTGCTGTTCCCTTTTCTTTCAGTTGGATCTTGTGCTATTGTTGTATTTGTTATTCTTTTTTTGGGCATGGAGAAAAAATCGGGGCTTTTATTGTGCAGATGTTGCGAAAGAGCAGAAAGAAGGACAATCTAATGGGAATGCTGATAAGAAGGATAACCCCCCTGCTGAGTCTAAAAGtgcaaagaagaagaaaaagaaggagAAGGCTGCCAAAGAGGTGAAGGAGTCTCAGGACTCGGATGTTCCTAACGGACAAGAGGAGACTGCTGGAACCGAACAGGCGGATGAAGACACTTCTGCTGTTGATGTGAAAGAGAGGCTTAAGAGGGTCGCATCTTCtaagaaaaagaaatcaaataaagagATGGACGCTGCTGCAAAAGCTGCTGCTGTGGAAGCTGCTGCTAGGAGTAAAAGACTCGCTGCTgccaagaagaaagagaagaacCATTACAACCAGCAGCCAATTCGGTAA
- the LOC131024942 gene encoding uncharacterized protein LOC131024942 isoform X2: MVGGGNRRDEASFTVSNTNVFAALESLRKKKKSDKEKGSSKGGKGTSKAAGRQNAEAEKQVFWAPAPLTVKSWADVDDEDDDDYYATTAPPQAIWGGSGLNAPEETHKPDVVEESESEDELLDEGDDDVEDGHDQEPEVEEQPEPLVTKPAEATSAPKETERQLSKKERRKKELAELEAILADFGVNPKEKAEDEASSDVAKEQKEGQSNGNADKKDNPPAESKSAKKKKKKEKAAKEVKESQDSDVPNGQEETAGTEQADEDTSAVDVKERLKRVASSKKKKSNKEMDAAAKAAAVEAAARSKRLAAAKKKEKNHYNQQPIR; the protein is encoded by the exons ATGGTCGGAGGCGGGAATAGAAGGGATGAGGCGTCGTTTACTGTGAGCAACACCAATGTTTTTGCGGCTTTGGagagtttgaggaagaagaagaagtctgACAAAGAGAAGGGGTCCTCCAAGGGGGGCAAGGGCACCTCGAAAGCTGCTGGGAGACAGAATGCCGAAGCAGAGAAGCAGGTGTTCTGGGCTCCGGCACCTTTGACGGTGAAGTCGTGGGCGGATGTtgatgatgaggatgatgatgattaCTATGCCACCACTGCTCCTCCCCAGGCGATATGGGGTGGTTCAGGTCTGAATGCACCCGAAGAGACTCATAAACCTGATGTTGTGGAG GAAAGTGAAAGTGAGGATGAACTTCTTGATGAAGGCGACGATGATGTGGAAGATGGGCATGACCAGGAACCAGAGGTTGAAGAACAGCCTGAACCACTGGTTACAAAGCCTGCAGAAGCTACATCAGCACCTAAAGAGACAGAAAGACAGCTTTCTAAGAAGGAGAGAAGGAAAAAGGAGCTCGCTGAGCTAGAGGCAATTTTAGCTGATTTTGGAGTGAACCCCAAAGAGAAAGCTGAAGATGAGGCATCATCTG ATGTTGCGAAAGAGCAGAAAGAAGGACAATCTAATGGGAATGCTGATAAGAAGGATAACCCCCCTGCTGAGTCTAAAAGtgcaaagaagaagaaaaagaaggagAAGGCTGCCAAAGAGGTGAAGGAGTCTCAGGACTCGGATGTTCCTAACGGACAAGAGGAGACTGCTGGAACCGAACAGGCGGATGAAGACACTTCTGCTGTTGATGTGAAAGAGAGGCTTAAGAGGGTCGCATCTTCtaagaaaaagaaatcaaataaagagATGGACGCTGCTGCAAAAGCTGCTGCTGTGGAAGCTGCTGCTAGGAGTAAAAGACTCGCTGCTgccaagaagaaagagaagaacCATTACAACCAGCAGCCAATTCGGTAA